A single window of Colletotrichum destructivum chromosome 9, complete sequence DNA harbors:
- a CDS encoding Putative Zinc finger, MIZ-type, Zinc finger, RING/FYVE/PHD-type, rubredoxin, iron-binding protein encodes MSPSEARYNGAGWSMSGAQVAASNETLNFMLGNRRQPTWMTGPQSQASTAPLRNMESIPSSRQASHAPSRRSPSQPSNRTSTDKTSDLNRPASANVTAAISRVLDGPQDKPAAVPELAQHTLDCTAALPSPAPTDQPSPPTAASNQGSYIDSCFQSPDLPHDSSASTLNNTTSIPSGETVAQCQPADDCQDISGPTVSGLSNTTPLPDDDRSAPGPLPPENSDNHTICMSSYTPQNTAPSSYSETGFVAPQITSASATVAGPQSQSSQAASPPSLDRQPTAPAYHTPQLLDHDDTGAGIPEANIHPADSLDLKVMADTFDRFIRLCGGPNKIQDDGTSLPRIRFLKDAIDKGDYFYVVLHHILCVWSADRQAVYRLLGLAPDIAESALGVIQNTLRKNENMNPTLVHFFANFPNARASGLWETEAFRKHASDVSVFLNNLHEQWNRIHISAMRPRSGRGYPILADELRYQLKLRSPVLEGILFTVTRRHIGVPDGPIAEQMSALFRQDAHNDQARLSEQEQRAFQHALISKYKKLVCQSDQVQQHRQVQYQRQQAQQQAQHHQHQQQQHQHHQKQQHHQQMQMQMQQHQHHQHQQQLRQQTRSTPVTQLQQPPQNMARPQPMPRHQPMTEQVRRHSAGFSSAPARVPTPVQSFPAMGFDMYPSPPIQNPPQFQHNYQNNPTPVHPQLMLRSQDPSNFHGGMQQPMQQAMQQGQVRMPQMPQMGGQAIQPLTPTGSPHYANVQLPYNTGAPQGLGQTSPVLQAPPGGLSVSMPTVTSPMRPTAPQVSPGRLPGIPQDLQLPQLGHFHHPLSQQAPSVNSDLGRQAQAIAQRQADRMSLQGQQLSPPRLQQAQQVSFQRRPPSAASHLQTDPNALGSLPGVSTAVANHQGPRPIMTRFRGSRDASGSLTGKVFAPPHVQIPLDRVPHTPWEPRALGIGLHQIEARSPRRMPRDLPGLDDGTRSNRYYQSIKKLALGPVATPVGQELHRLVFIVPNEDIDKLCRSRNLAGDGVPVSEYFNGSLRYRLRLCELQVKPGEPTEVAEATWAVAQTYWPDHINILVNDKVMTIRRKQHNGQHQPVELTPFVAAGANSISVAISPSPRPPKPNTMYYIAVEIIETLSHEHILNMVLGNGGISADSTREAIRRRLTPASEDGDDELAVVGNDLSIDLADPFSASIFQIPVRGASCAHMECFDLATWLQTRPSKPSCTVHGAGNGCRLCSRGHGAKPEPSLVDKWKCPLCDGDARPYSLRQDKFMTEVRSILEVEGKLHTKTIHVEADGSWRAKEEEASDEDEDGEDGQPPAKRVRTGATVAEKSSTVEVIELD; translated from the exons ATGTCGCCGAGCGAGGCTCGGTACAACGGGGCCGGGTGGAGCATGTCCGGTGCCCAGGTAGCCGCCTCCAACGAAACACTCAACTTCATGTTGGGCAACCGTCGTCAGCCAACTTGGATGACTGGGCCGCAGTCGCAGGCATCCACCGCTCCCCTGCGTAACATGGAATCGATACCAAGCAGTCGTCAGGCCTCTCACGCCCCCTCGAGGCGATCACCTTCTCAACCTTCGAACCGAACCTCGACCGACAAGACCTCAGATCTGAACCGACCTGCGTCCGCGAACGTCACTGCAGCTATTTCAAGAGTGCTTGACGGCCCGCAAGACAAGCCTGCGGCGGTGCCTGAGCTTGCCCAACACACACT TGACTGCACAGCCGCTCTTCCGTCTCCAGCTCCGACTGACCAGCCTAGTCCACCTACAGCCGCCTCTAACCAAGGCTCCTACATAGACTCTTGCTTCCAGAGCCCGGACTTGCCTCACGATTCTTCAGCGAGTACCTTGAACAACACCACATCAATACCGAGTGGCGAGACAGTTGCCCAGTGCCAACCTGCCGATGACTGTCAAGATATCTCTGGGCCCACCGTCTCAGGCCTGAGCAACACCACACCTTTGCCGGATGATGACCGTTCCGCACCGGGACCTCTTCCACCTGAGAACAGCGACAACCATACAATCTGCATGTCTTCATATACGCCTCAGAACACGGCCCCAAGCTCGTATTCGGAGACTGGGTTTGTCGCTCCTCAAATCACTTCGGCCTCCGCAACCGTTGCTGGCCCGCAGAGTCAGTCTAGTCAAGCtgcatcgccgccttcgctGGACCGACAACCAACTGCCCCTGCCTACCACACGCCGCAACTTCTCGATCATGATGATACGGGTGCTGGAATACCAGAAGCCAACATCCATCCTGCCGATAGCCTCGACCTCAAAGTTATGGCCGACACCTTCGACAGGTTCATCCGCCTTTGCGGTGGCCCCAATAAGATTCAGGACGACGGCACCTCTTTGCCTAGGATCCGATTTCTCAAAGACGCTATTGACAAGGGCGATTACTTCTACGTCGTACTACACCATATTCTTTGTGTGTGGTCTGCTGACAGGCAAGCCGTGTACCGCCTTCTTGGTCTTGCTCCCGACATAGCGGAGAGTGCGCTTGGCGTCATACAGAACACTCTCAGAAAGAATGAAAACATGAATCCGACGCTGGTCCATTTCTTCGCAAACTTCCCTAATGCGCGCGCCTCTGGTCTGTGGGAGACCGAAGCCTTCCGCAAACACGCCAGCGACGTTTCCGTCTTCCTCAACAACCTCCACGAGCAGTGGAACCGGATTCACATTTCGGCCATGAGACCTCGCTCTGGTAGAGGCTATCCCATTCTTGCGGACGAGTTGCGCTATCAGCTCAAGCTTCGATCGCCGGTGCTGGAAGGTATTCTTTTCACAGTCACTAGAAGACATATCGGCGTCCCTGACGGTCCCATCGCGGAGCAAATGTCGGCGCTTTTCCGCCAAGACGCCCATAACGACCAAGCCAGATTGTCAGAGCAGGAACAGAGAGCATTCCAGCATGCATTGATATCGAAGTACAAGAAGCTTGTCTGTCAGAGCGACCAAGTCCAACAACACCGTCAAGTACAGTATCAACGGCAGcaggcgcagcagcaggcgcagcaccaccagcaccagcagcaacagcaccagcaccaccagaaacagcagcaccaccagcaaaTGCAAATGCAAATgcaacagcaccagcaccaccagcaccagcaacaaTTGCGGCAGCAGACTCGTTCTACGCCGGTTACACAGTTGCAGCAGCCACCACAGAACATGGCCAGACCACAACCCATGCCTCGACACCAACCCATGACAGAGCAAGTGAGGAGACATTCCGCTGGCTTTTCttccgcgccggcgagggtACCGACTCCGGTGCAGAGTTTCCCTGCCATGGGTTTCGATATGTACCCTTCTCCGCCCATCCAGAACCCACCCCAGTTTCAACACAACTATCAGAACAATCCGACCCCTGTGCATCCGCAGCTGATGCTGCGTAGCCAAGACCCCAGTAACTTCCATGGTGGAATGCAGCAGCCCATGCAGCAAGCCATGCAACAGGGCCAGGTGCGCATGCCGCAAATGCCGCAAATGGGCGGGCAGGCGATCCAGCCGCTCACGCCCACAGGCTCTCCTCACTACGCCAACGTGCAGTTGCCGTACAATACCGGAGCACCACAAGGTCTTGGCCAGACATCTCCTGTTCTGCAAGCGCCCCCGGGAGGTCTCTCAGTGTCGATGCCGACCGTCACGTCACCAATGCGGCCTACGGCTCCTCAGGTGTCACCGGGTCGTTTACCAGGCATACCTCAGGATTTACAGCTGCCACAGCTCGGCCATTTTCATCATCCGCTGTCCCAGCAAGCTCCGAGCGTGAACTCGGATCTAGGGCGTCAAGCCCAGGCTATCGCGCAGAGGCAGGCGGATCGCATGTCACTTCAGGGCCAACAACTATCTCCACCGCGACTGCAGCAGGCGCAGCAGGTGTCCTTTCAAAGGCGGCCTCCGAGTGCTGCCAGCCATCTGCAGACGGACCCAAACGCTCTAGGATCTCTTCCGGGAGTAAGTACGGCAGTTGCGAACCACCAAGGGCCAAGGCCAATCATGACGCGGTTCAGAGGCAGTCGTGACGCGTCGGGAAGTTTGACAGGCAAGGTGTTCGCGCCACCTCATGTGCAAATTCCTCTGGACCGGGTTCCGCACACACCTTGGGAACCAAGGGCATTGGGCATAGGACTGCACCAAATCGAAGCAAGGAGTCCAAGACGAATGCCGCGTGACTTACCGGGGCTAGATGACGGGACACGATCAAACAGATACTACCAGTCCATCAAGAAACTGGCATTGGGCCCGGTCGCAACGCCGGTCGGGCAAGAGCTGCACCGTCTTGTCTTTATCGTGCCCAACGAGGACATCGACAAGCTCTGCCGCAGTCGAAACCTGGCAGGAGACGGGGTTCCCGTGTCGGAGTACTTCAACGGATCCCTCCGATACCGCCTCCGTCTTTGCGAATTGCAAGTCAAGCCGGGGGAGCCGACGGAAGTGGCAGAAGCTACTTGGGCAGTGGCACAGACGTATTGGCCCGACCACATCAACATCTTGGTCAACGACAAAGTCATGACGATCCGTCGCAAGCAGCACAACGGACAGCATCAGCCTGTTGAGCTCACGCCGTTCGTTGCCGCGGGCGCGAACTCGATATCGGTGGCCATTTCCCCGTCGCCACGGCCTCCAAAGCCAAACACGATGTACTACATTGCGGTGGAAATCATTGAAACGTTGAGCCACGAACACATTCTCAACATGGTGCTAGGGAATGGTGGCATTTCGGCCGATTCGACGAGAGAAGCGATCCGCCGGCGCCTGACGCCGGCGAGCGaggacggagacgacgagctggcTGTGGTGGGCAACGATCTCAGCATCGATCTCGCGGACCCGTTCAGCGCGTCAATATTCCAGATTCCAGTACGGGGCGCTAGCTGTGCGCACATGGAATGCTTCGACCTCGCCACTTGGTTGCAAACACGACCGAGTAAGCCCAGCTGCACGGTCCATGGAGCGGGCAATGGGTGCCGTCTTTGTAGCCGTGGCCACGGGGCGAAACCCGAGCCGTCGTTGGTGGACAAATGGAAGTGCCCTCTATGTGACGGAGACGCTCGTCCTTACAGCCTGCGGCAGGACAAGTTCATGACAGAGGTTCGTTCGATTCTTGAGGTGGAGGGGAAGCTTCATACCAAGACAATTCACGTGGAGGCAGACGGATCGTGGAGGGcgaaagaagaggaagcgagtgatgaagatgaggacgGTGAGGACGGGCAGCCGCCTGCGAAGCGGGTTAGGACAGGAGCGACCGTGGCGGAAAAATCAAGCACTGTGGAGGTGATTGAGCTGGATTGA
- a CDS encoding Putative RTA-like protein, producing MTGDCGDHTCPYPGGFTHYSPSVVGSAIFLVFFALLVPVSLYQGFRFKTPLFASTLATGLLLEVLGFAGRLRLRENAASPTSFFLWLLGAILGPTLIAAAICQILPHVIALYGLGIGFTQPRVTVLLLIFALALVLALEIAGVVSAVFGLGGVQTSSILLAALGVQILALLLFVGLFLWFTQKIPDPKHVAVYKAPRFNNFIKMIPAVAVVLIGHTIYRLVEFWDGLGSPLQRSEAASLVIGGALPLLVSSVLCIYHPGAAFGRAWNLTSPRFRSTSFRSRRQTVPSPLQSPAAPWDEHKGPRQPGFTASRFPDKKMSPVGVGPIPLRESTMASKVATSPGESSVTYPSPIVSAHKLSPIASTHKLSPTYQKTQQQQQQQAANTNRHSTRSNGKPMVNSEELW from the exons ATGACAGGCGACTGCGGAGACCACACGTGCCCCTACCCGGGGGGCTTTACCCACTACTCGCCCTCGGTGGTCGGAAGCGCCATCTTTCTGGTCTTCTTTGCGCTGCTGGTGCCCGTGTCCCTCTATCAGGGCTTCCGTTTCAAGACGCCGCTCTTCGCCTCGACCCTGGCGACTGGCCTTCTTTTGGAGGTCCTGGGCTTTGCCGGAAGGCTCAGGCTGCGGGAGAACGCCGCCAGCCCGacttccttcttcctctggctcctcggcgccatcttgGGCCCGACGCtgatcgccgccgccatctgcCAGATCCTCCCTCACGTCATCGCCCTGTACGGCCTTGGCATTGGCTTCACTCAACCAAGGGTCACCGTGCTGCTCCTCATATTCGCCCTTGCTCTCGTTCTCGCGCTGGAGATCGCCGGCGTCGTGTCTGCCGTCTTTGGGCTCGGTGGTGTTCAG ACATCATCCATACTGCTTGCTGCTCTGGGCGTCCAGATCCTAGCGCTACTGCTCTTCGTGGGCCTGTTTCTCTGGTTTACCCAAAAGATCCCGGACCCGAAGCACGTGGCCGTATACAAGGCCCCAAGATTCAATAACTTCATCAAAA TGATACCGGCAGTCGCTGTTGTCTTGATCGGGCACACCATTTACCGCCTTGTCGAGTTTTGGGACGGCCTTGGCAGCCCTCTCCAACGTTCGGAAGCCGCATCCCTGGTCATCGGCGGTGCTTTGCCACTGCTGGTGTCTTCGGTCTTGTGCATATACCATCCCGGCGCTGCGTTCGGCCGGGCTTGGAACTTGACGTCGCCGCGTTTTCGTTCTACTTCGTTTCGGTCGCGTCGTCagacggtgccgtcgccTCTTCAATCGCCCGCTGCGCCTTGGGACGAACACAAAGGACCCCGTCAGCCGGGGTTCACTGCTTCGCGGTTCCCCGACAAGAAGATGTcgcccgtcggcgtcggtccGATCCCGCTGAGGGAATCAACCATGGCAAGCAAGGTTGCAACCAGCCCTGGCGAGAGTTCGGTGACTTATCCAAGCCCAATCGTTTCAGCGCACAAGTTGAGCCCCATTGCATCGACACATAAGCTTAGCCCGACCTACCAAaagacgcagcagcagcagcagcagcaagcggCGAACACAAACCGGCACAGTACCAGGTCGAATGGAAAGCCTATGGTGAACAGTGAAGAATTGTGGTAG
- a CDS encoding Putative arrestin-like protein has protein sequence MSIRIALDNAPEFYTNLDSVTGRVVLHLSRPEQIGGIVVKLEGESKTALGLPQTYDDRSPRPGGGPGSIASENHKILYRVAQVFPTYEDDLGAGSASSSFSQSYMIQAGQHEFPFTFKLPINNACSDPVAMSKIGGIGGMGGFGAGIGPFGLGGARVMDGSKQLFLQHVAKTLPPSFTGFPRQAEVRYYLKVTIQRPGFLKENWRYQIGFKFMPIEPPRPPKTTQEAFARRPFSFKPRPQQALQKKKSSLFGSSKEDAAATDPGAVPPSIELSARLPHPPILTCNQPLPLRLIAKKLVPSHEQVFLTSVQIELVGKTHVRCHDLFNTEVSKWVIATQTGLAVPILADPASDDLSLETVIPDDLWRNIPLPNTVAPSFIACNLQRHYELEIQLGLSWGKPPSPRGFLSSSKDNPAAQTIFLPLHFSKIQVYSGIAPPPQLLEALAAQASRPTAATLGVPPRLPPRTSQSSPATPTSQYRPGQQRPPAAAAGPGLGPGSQAPQYDPLYPPQIGTPGATGFDEAPPSYDEAMAANASGPEERPAYSGVTNENAPSQIPEKS, from the coding sequence ATGTCGATTAGGATAGCCCTCGACAATGCGCCCGAGTTCTACACCAACCTCGACTCCGTGACCGGCCGCGTCGTGCTGCATCTGAGCCGGCCCGAGCAGattggcggcatcgtcgtcaagctTGAGGGCGAGTCCAAGACGGCTCTGGGCCTGCCCCAAACCTATGACGACCGCTCCCCgcggcccggcggcggccccgggAGCATCGCCAGCGAGAACCACAAGATCCTCTACCGCGTCGCCCAGGTCTTCCCCACCTACGAAGAcgatctcggcgccggctctgccagctccagcttctcccAGAGCTACATGATCCAGGCCGGCCAGCACGAGTTTCCTTTCACCTTCAAGCTGCCCATCAACAACGCCTGCAGCGATCCCGTCGCCATGTCCAAgatcggcggcatcggcggcatgggtggcttcggcgccggcatcgggCCCTTCGGTCTCGGTGGCGCCAGGGTCATGGACGGGAGCAAGCAGCTGTTCCTTCAGCACGTCGCCAAGACCCTGCCGCCCTCCTTCACCGGCTTCCCCCGCCAGGCCGAGGTGCGCTACTACCTCAAGGTCACCATCCAGCGCCCCGGCTTCCTCAAAGAGAACTGGCGTTATCAGATCGGCTTCAAATTCATGCCCATTGAGCCCCCACGCCCGCCCAAGACCACCCAAGAGGCCTTTGCTCGACGGCCCTTCTCATTCAAGCCACGTCCGCAGCAGGCcctgcagaagaagaagtcgtcCCTTTTCGGCTCCAGCAaagaagacgccgccgcaaccGATCCGGGTGCCGTGCCGCCCTCCATCGAGCTCTCGGCCCGCTTGCCGCACCCCCCCATCCTGACGTGCAACCAGCCGCTTCCGCTGCGGCTCAtcgccaagaagctcgtcCCCTCGCACGAGCAGGTCTTCCTTACCTCGGTCCAgatcgagctcgtcggcaaGACGCACGTGCGGTGCCACGACCTTTTCAACACCGAGGTCAGCAAGTGGGTCATCGCCACTCAGACGGGGCTCGCCGTGCCCATCCTCGCGGACCCGGCCTCGGACGACCTCTCGCTTGAAACCGTCATCCCGGACGACCTGTGGCGGAACATCCCGCTGCCCAACACTGTCGCACCGTCTTTCATCGCCTGCAACCTTCAGCGCCACTATGAGCTCGAGATCCAGCTCGGCCTATCTTGGGGAAAGCCGCCCAGCCCTCGAGGCTTCCTGAGCTCGTCCAAGGACAACCCGGCGGCGCAGACCATCTTCCTGCCGTTACATTTCTCCAAGATCCAGGTCTACTCGGGTAtcgccccgccgccgcaattgctcgaggccctggccgccCAGGCGAGCAGACCTACCGCCGCGACGCTGGGCGTGCCACCGAGGCTACCCCCACGGACGTCACAGTCCTCCCCCGCGACGCCCACGTCGCAGTACCGTCCCGGACAGCAACGAccaccggcagcggcggcggggccgggACTGGGGCCTGGATCGCAAGCGCCGCAGTATGACCCGCTGTACCCACCGCAGATCGGCACGCCGGGGGCCACGGGCTTCGACGAGGCACCGCCGAGCTACGATGAGGCCATGGCTGCGAACGCGTCGGGGCCGGAGGAGAGACCAGCGTACAGTGGCGTGACGAACGAGAACGCGCCTAGCCAGATCCCGGAAAAGAGCTAG
- a CDS encoding Putative GPI inositol-deacylase PGAP1, alpha/Beta hydrolase — MPDEVPPPSRALPCPNSCANRVSSLAFPPSFVAAGQQPGYIRLALAAEATRRRPEVQRPGQTDIGRVCRDTPKNPIVLAHGLMGFAELRLGGYVPPIHYWHGISDSLSTLSGPDNVITTSVPPSASIEERAAALAADIAAKARGRAVNIVAHSMGGLDARYMISVLQPAGVSVASLVTVATPHRGSAFADFLLEGRGPIKLASLYGLIERAGLGTQAFDQLTQRYMEDEFNPRTPDRDDVRYFSYGACTSRPPLLSPFRQSHRILEGVEGANDGLVSVASSRWGKYQGTLLEVSHLDLINWSNRLKWTLRKVWMGQTRPFNAVAFYLDIADMLAKEGL, encoded by the exons ATGCCTGACgaggtgccgccgccctcacgCGCTCTCCCCTGCCCTAATTCGTGCGCCAACCGCGTCTCATCGCTTGCATTTCCTCCCTCTTTCGTCGCGGCCGGGCAGCAGCCGGGGTATatccgcctcgccctcgcggccgaAGCAACACGACGGCGACCCGAGGTTCAGAGACCTGGGCAAACAGATATCGGACGAGTATGCCGTG ATACACCAAAGAAtcccatcgtcctcgcccatGGGCTGATGGGCTTCGCCGAGCTCCGCTTGGGCGGCTACGTCCCGCCGATCCACTACTGGCACGGCATCTCGGACTCGCTGAGCACGCTCTCGGGCCCGGACAACGTCATCACGACCTCggtgccgccctcggcctccatcgaggagcgcgccgccgcgctggccgccgacatcgccgccaaggcccgcggccgcgccgtcaaCATCGTCGCCCACTCCatgggcggcctcgacgcccgctACATGATTTccgtcctccagcccgccgGCGTCTCCGTCGCGAgcctcgtcaccgtcgccaccCCCCACCGCGGCAGCGCCTTTGCCGACTTCCTTCTCGAAGGCCGCGGGCCCATCAAGCTGGCCAGCCTGTACGGACTCATCGAGCGCGCCGGCCTTGGCACCCAGGCCTTTGACCAGCTGACGCAGCGGTACATGGAGGACGAGTTCAACCCGCGCACGCCCGACCGCGACGACGTGCGCTACTTCAGCTACGGCGCCTGCACgagccggccgccgctgctgagCCCGTTCCGGCAGAGCCACCGTATCctcgagggtgtcgagggcgCCAACGACGGGCTCGTGAGCGTCGCTAGCAGCCGGTGGGGCAAGTACCAGGGCACGCTGCTGGAAGTGAGCCACCTGGACCTGATCAACTGGTCGAACCGGCTGAAGTGGACGCTGCGCAAGGTCTGGATGGGGCAGACGAGGCCCTTTAACGCCGTTGCGTTCTATCTGGACATTGCCGACATGTTGGCCAAGGAGGGGTTGTGA